One part of the Denticeps clupeoides chromosome 8, fDenClu1.1, whole genome shotgun sequence genome encodes these proteins:
- the dna2 gene encoding DNA replication ATP-dependent helicase/nuclease DNA2, whose product MLKAKIQKNVMSNSHHGKINAFFSPKVRAMSMKSASLNSEETADCMKDWENLCSSPDPNVVPETPDSLIKPRKPSGLLTDASRSPVCRSPQSKGFGVRGKLVVRMPMKPLKNEGPSAMDPSYPQREHAHGGSVKRRMLSPEDGQKSKRLRPLSVKRPRKELVMDSELSCAKSLSECLEEVRRSSGVLAKTKRSDIKCPQQPDWSGQSGRNFTRITDLKSDDILQDLHDSELVVSCKCETDAAQASSSCLKNRSQGEEECQGPDRGPDWIEPFSVEDELDDCWFDDKMEPNFTEAKPKQSVKTKRIPDHVMLATGIHNRYWVLDVQEKVGPKGYLEKLLILTSSKTSEPTEKCILQDDWVSTPVSVGDVVHLEGKCVAGTWVMNRDFGFLVLLPDLLISGTSIASSIRCMRRAVLGEMFKNFEGGSKHMLNGTIVHEIFQKAALSMDFSQEKLEQLASNALHSPNYLGQMYTLNLTQEAMKDEMGEYLTSLSDWARDYLNTSPHAGNKQMTLKLPSDGPMNRQDSVCTVTVNDFVDIEENIWSPRFGLKGKIDVTAGVRIHRRDRSHVDKVVPLELKTGKESNSIEHRSQVILYTLMGLERRCDAETGFLLYLKTGNLHPVVGNHMDRRELLKLRNLLAHHLGNNLEKVEGGTTRLAPLPAVIFDSQACKFCPQMRNCALYNKAMERVPVAHSSSAEPQPPFLEQESQHLNQLHLQYFSRWLLLCTLEARTMENKGSRRNIWLQSAQDREKSGSCMANMKRTGEVAALADDVFLHHFKRQGGIQALTGLIVGDRVVVSGQDVRLIGVAAGYVTEMTSDAVTCSLDRDLSKYPASVVFRLDQDEGAGGLSTHVGNLSKLMENSPTSQRLRELIVEFRAPQFIDSLSSVLPRNAKDTVANILKGLNKPQKQAMKKVLLSKDYTLIVGMPGTGKTTTICTLVRILHACGFSVLLTSYTHSAVDNILLKLKKFKIGFLRLGRAQKVHPDVLPFTEEQCRAKGLKTLAELEHLYSKELVVATTCMGVKHPIFTRRHFDFCIVDEASQISQPVCLGPLFYAQRFVLVGDHQQLPPIVQNAEARTLGMDESLFKRLERHSSAVVQLNVQYRMNSKIMSLSNTLMYEGKLECGSERTASAVLQLPSQASVERELELCVGQEEYSAWIHAALDPLNSVCFLDTSKVPAIETVEKGGISNHTEAVLVHAVVSLLVKAGCKAVDIGVIAPYRQQLKAISGLLEAPAYRSVEVNTVDKYQGRDKSVIIVSFVRSNMEANLGELLKDWRRLNVAITRAKHKLLMIGSSTALRLYSPLLKLLTHLEQENMISFLLLLLLLW is encoded by the exons ATGTTGAAAGCTAAAATACAGAAGAATGTG ATGAGCAACAGCCATCACGGGAAAATCAACGCTTTCTTCTCGCCAAAG GTGAGGGCAATGTCCATGAAGAGCGCGTCATTAAATTCTGAAGAGACTGCAGACTGTATGAAAGATTGGGAGAACCTCTGCTCCTCTCCAGATCCCAACGTTGTCCCAGAGACGCCTGACAGCCTCATCAAGCCGCGTAAGCCCTCCGGTCTCCTCACCGACGCATCACGTTCACCGGTCTGCCGCAGCCCTCAGTCAAAAGGCTTTGGAGTCAGAGGCAAGCTTGTTGTCCGGATGCCGATGAAGCCCCTGAAGAATGAAGGCCCTTCTGCCATGGACCCTTCGTATCCGCAGAGAGAACACGCACATGGCGGGTCGGTGAAGAGACGCATGCTCTCTCCTGAGGATGGCCAGAAATCCAAGCGGCTCAGACCCCTTTCTGTGAAAAGGCCTCGCAAAGAACTGGTGATGGATTCCGAGCTGTCATGTGCTAAAAGTCTCAGTGAATGCCTTGAAGAGGTTCGACGCTCCTCGGGTGTACTGGCTAAAACTAAGAGATCAGACATCAAGTGTCCACAACAGCCTGACTGGAGCGGACAGAGTGGCAGAAACTTCACCCGCATCACAGATTTGAAATCGGATGATATCCTCCAAGATCTTCACGACTCTGAGCTTGTGGTGTCCTGTAAGTGTGAGACAGATGCTGCCCAAGCAAGTTCATCATGTCTCAAGAACAGATCCCAGGGTGAAGAGGAGTGTCAGGGACCAGACAGAGGGCCTGATTGGATAGAACCCTTCAGTGTGGAGGATGAGCTGGATGACTGCTGGTTTGATGATAAAATGGAGCCAAACTTTACAGAAGCTAAACCCAAACAGTCTGT GAAAACCAAACGCATTCCTGACCATGTCATGCTGGCTACCGGAATACACAACCGTTACTGGGTACTAGATGTTCAGGAAAAGGTGGGACCAAAAGGATATCTGGAAAAACTTCTGATTCTAACCTCCTCCAAGACCTCAGAACCCACAGAGAAATGCATCTTACAAGATGACTG GGTGTCCACACCAGTTTCTGTGGGAGACGTTGTTCACTTGGAGGGCAAGTGTGTTGCTGGTACGTGGGTGATGAACAGGGATTTTGGATTCCTGGTCTTGCTGCCAGATTTACTCATATCTGGCACAAGCATAGCCAGCAGTATTCGCTGCATGCGACGTGCTGTGCTGGGAGAGATGTTTAAG AATTTTGAAGGAGGCTCCAAGCACATGCTGAACGGTACCATAGTTCATGAGATCTTTCAGAAGGCTGCCTTGTCCATGGACTTTTCCCAGGAGAAATTAGAGCAACTTGCCTCAAATGCACTGCACAGTCCAAACTACTTGGGCCAAAT GTACACTTTAAATCTGACTCAGGAGGCCATGAAAGATGAAATGGGGGAATACCTGACCTCGCTATCAGACTGGGCAAGAGATTATCTCAATACGTCCCCTCATGCTGGGAACAAGCAGATGACCCTTAAATT ACCAAGCGATGGCCCCATGAACCGACAGGACAGTGTCTGCACTGTGACAGTCAATGACTTTGTGGACATAGAAGAGAACATCTGGTCCCCACGTTTTGGTCTGAAGGGAAAGATTGACGTGACGGCAGGAGTGCGGATCCATCGGCGAGACCGTTCACATGTGGACAAAGTCGTGCCCCTGGAGCTAAAAACAGGGAAGGAGTCCAACTCCATTGAGCACCGTAGCCAG GTCATACTGTACACGCTGATGGGCCTGGAGAGGCGCTGTGATGCTGAAACTGGATTTCTCCTTTACCTCAAGACCGGCAACCTGCATCCTGTAGTCGGAAACCACATGGACAGAAGAG AACTGCTAAAGCTACGGAACCTGCTGGCTCATCACCTTGGCAATAATCTGGAGAAGGTGGAAGGAGGAACAACACGCTTGGCACCACTGCCTGCTGTCATTTTCGATAGCCAGGCCTGCAAGTTCTGCCCGCAAATGAGGAACTGTGCCCTCTACAACAA GGCGATGGAGCGGGTCCCAGTAGCACACAGCTCATCAGCTGAGCCCCAGCCTCCCTTCCTGGAGCAGGAGAGTCAACACCTGAACCAGCTTCACCTCCAGTACTTCAGCCGCTGGCTCCTGCTCTGCACCCTGGAGGCCCGAACCATGGAGAACAAGGGGAGCCGGCGCAACATCTGGCTCCAGTCTGCCCAGGACAG GGAGAAAAGTGGCAGCTGTATGGCCAACATGAAGAGAACTGGTGAAGTGGCTGCACTTGCAGACGATGTCTTCCTCCATCACTTTAAACGTCAAGGTGGAATCCAAGCTTTGACTGGTTTAATAGTCGGTGACAGAGTTGTGGTCAGTGGACAGGACGTCAGACTAATAGGTGTGGCGGCTGGTTACGTGACCGAAATGACCAGTGATGCGGTTACATGCTCTTTAGACCG GGACCTCTCAAAATACCCTGCCAGCGTGGTTTTCCGTTTGGACCAGGACGAAGGTGCAGGTGGATTGTCCACCCACGTCGGAAACCTTTCAAAGCTGATGGAAAATTCCCCGACAAG TCAGAGGTTACGGGAGCTGATTGTGGAGTTCAGGGCTCCTCAGTTTATTGACAGCCTGAGCAGCGTCCTGCCTCGCAATGCCAAGGACACTGTTGCCAACATCCTTAAAG GTCTCAACAAACCTCAGAAACAGGCCATGAAAAAAGTGCTGCTCTCGAAAGATTACACACTCATCGTGGGAATGCCCGGCACAGGCAAAACCACCACGATATGCACGCTG GTTCGGATCCTGCATGCCTGCGGCTTCAGCGTGCTGCTCACCAGTTACACACACTCCGCCGTTGACAATATCCTGCTGAAGCTGAAGAAGTTTAAGATTGGGTTTCTCCGACTGGGCCGAGCTCAGAAGGTGCACCCGGATGTGCTCCCCTTCACTGAGGAGCAATGTCGGGCCAAAGGCCTTAAGACGCTTGCTGAGCTGGAGCATCTCTATAGTAAAGAG CTGGTTGTAGCCACCACCTGCATGGGTGTGAAACACCCCATCTTTACCCGCAGACACTTTGACTTCTGCATTGTGGATGAGGCGTCTCAGATCAGTCAGCCCGTTTGCCTGGGGCCACTCTTCTACGCCCAGCGGTTCGTCCTGGTTGGAGACCATCAGCAGCTTCCCCCTATTGTCCAGAATGCCGAGGCCAG GACGCTGGGTATGGACGAGAGTTTGTTTAAGCGTTTGGAGCGACACTCAAGTGCTGTGGTCCAACTAAATGTGCAGTACAGAATGAACAG TAAGATCATGTCGCTGAGCAACACGCTGATGTACGAGGGCAAGCTGGAGTGCGGTTCGGAGCGGACGGctagtgctgtgctgcagctccCATCCCAGGCCAGTGTGGAGAGAGAGCTGGAGCTCTGTGTGGGCCAGGAGGAATACTCCGCCTGGATCCACGCTGCCCTGGATCCCCTCAACTCTGTCTGCTTTTTGGACACAAGCAAG GTTCCTGCAATAGAAACAGTGGAGAAAGGAGGCATCAGTAACCACACCGAAGCAGTTCTGGTTCATGCAGTCGTCAGCCTGCTGGTCAAA GCTGGCTGTAAGGCTGTGGACATTGGCGTAATCGCTCCATATCGGCAGCAGCTCAAGGCCATCTCTGGGCTGCTGGAAGCCCCTGCGTACCGCTCAGTGGAGGTCAACACCGTGGACAAGTACCAGGGCCGTGACAAGAGTGTCATCATCGTGTCTTTCGTCAGAAGTAACATGGAGGCCAAT CTGGGCGAGCTGCTGAAGGACTGGAGGAGGTTGAACGTGGCCATTACCAGAGCCAAGCACAAGCTTCTGATGATTGGTTCCTCCACTGCCCTCCGCCTCTACTCCCCCCTCCTGAAGCTTCTCACCCACCTGGAGCAAGAGAACATGATAtcctttttattgttattactattattatggtGA